One genomic window of Medicago truncatula cultivar Jemalong A17 chromosome 1, MtrunA17r5.0-ANR, whole genome shotgun sequence includes the following:
- the LOC25484213 gene encoding lysine-specific demethylase JMJ25 isoform X2, which yields MAGEEDNNNNTVAFTGEESIPDNQETIAAPDEASVDAAAPPAKKRGRKRKTEKEAETGEIVRRSERAKKSSRSLNEDYLLDVEEELEVKKIKGKRGRKKKVATGVGVTDEINAAQEGENPECIEQQQMGIEDGSLLVCNKDTNCHQCKRNDKGRVVKCTKCDRKKFCILCINRWYPRLKEEDIAKACPGCCGNCNCKACLQSLALIKAIKDKRETYNDHEVELSKYMLKILLPYLRQLDEEQMAEKEIEAKRQGLSCSELKIKAADIPKKERVYCDNCKTSIFDYHRSCTKCSFDICLLCCCELRGGKLLGGADPIKFEFIYRGLDYLHGGNDNEERVNESEPRAAAQPEIREWSRSGWLADSDGSIPCPKADDDCDHGFLELRSILPQNCISELVCKAKEHEETIKLQDAEETSDSRCSCLKPVLNASDIHNSTRKAASREDSSENFLYCPRAVNLCHEDLRHFQWHWSKGEPIIVSNVLECTSGLSWEPFVMWRAFRQISNTKQKTLLDVKTIDCLGWCEGDINLHKFFTGYTKGLLDWLNWPKVLKLKDWPPSNLFEESLPRHCAEFISSLPFKEYTDPFNGVLNLAAKLPKDVLQPDMGPKTYIAYGFAQELGRGDSVTKLHCDMSDAKKNHLEQDKRELIGDNRDGEPSIDMLDNTSSSINASYEQNSVRFVENGSGLCDEKVVDPELKEVDKENSLLVGCNSLDGALWDIFRREDVPKLEEYLKKHFREFRHVYCSPLKQFVKKMLAKLLPKSNKYKAAGSRKNVDCKGNLYWRMDTLCCIHLMLEEYHFIKMALQRVVHPIHDQTFYLTIEHKKRLKEEYGIEPWTFVQKLGDAVFIPAGCPHQVRNLKSCTKVALDFVSPENVGECFRLTEEFRKLPVNHKSAEDKLEVKKMIIYAMVDLVKKLEKARSGETKVPM from the exons ATGGCGGGGGAAgaagacaacaacaacaacacagtTGCTTTCACAGGGGAGGAATCCATTCCTGATAATCAAGAAACCATAGCTGCTCCTGATGAAGCTTCTGTTGATGCTGCCGCTCCTCCGGCAAAGAAACGTGGCAGAAAGAGAAAAACGGAGAAGGAAGCCGAAACAGGCGAAATCGTGAGAAGAAGTGAGCGTGCCAAGAAGAGTAGCAGATCATTGAACGAGGATTACTTGTTAGATGTAGAGGAGGAGCTGGAAGTTAAGAAGATTAAGGGGAAACGTGGTAGGAAGAAGAAGGTGGCAACCGGTGTTGGTGTTACTGATGAAATCAATGCTGCTCAGGAGGGGGAGAATCCTGAATGCATTGAACAGCAACAGATG GGGATTGAAGATGGGTCCTTATTGGTCTGTAATAAGGACACTAATTGCCATCAATGTAAAAGAAATGACAAGGGCAGGGTTGTGAAATGCACGAAATGCGACCGGAAGAAATTTTGCATACTTTGTATTAACCGTTG GTATCCTCGCTTGAAAGAGGAGGACATTGCCAAGGCATGTCCAGGGTGCTGTGGTAATTGCAATTGCAAAGCATGCTTGCAATCACTTGCACTTATCAAG GCAATTAAAGATAAGCGAGAAACCTACAATGACCATGAGGTTGAGCTCTCCAAGTATATGTTGAAAATACTTCTTCCGTATTTAAGACAATTGGATGAAGAACAAATGGCCGAGAAGGAGATAGAAGCAAAGAGACAAG GGCTCTCATGTTCTGAGCTAAAAATAAAAGCCGCAGATATCCCTAAAAAAGAGCGTGTGTACTG TGACAACTGCAAAACGTCAATATTTGACTACCACAGAAGCTGTACAAAATGCTCTTTTGACATTTGTCTCCTTTGTTGCTGCGAGCTTCGTGGTGGGAAGCTTCTAGGTGGTGCAGATCCAATCAAGTTTGAGTTTATCTACCGAGGGCTTGATTATCTGCATGGTGGAAATGATAATGAAGAGAGAGTAAATGAAAGTGAACCTCGTGCTGCTGCCCAACCCGAGATTCGTGAATGGTCAAGATCTGGATGGCTTGCAGACAGTGATGGTAGCATTCCCTGTCCAAAAGCCGATGATGATTGTGATCATGGTTTCCTTGAACTGAGAAGCATACTTCCACAAAATTGCATCTCTGAGTTAGTATGTAAAGCAAAAGAACATGAAGAAACAATTAAGCTTCAAGATGCAGAGGAGACTTCTGATAGTAGGTGTTCTTGTTTGAAGCCTGTTTTGAATGCATCTGATATACACAATAGCACAAGGAAGGCAGCTTCTCGTGAAGATTCCAGTGAGAACTTCTTATACTGTCCCAGGGCAGTAAATCTATGTCATGAGGATTTAAGACATTTTCAATGGCACTGGAGCAAAGGGGAGCCTATAATTGTTAGCAATGTACTTGAATGTACATCTGGTTTAAGCTGGGAACCGTTTGTCATGTGGCGTGCATTCCGTCAGATAAGTAATACCAAGCAAAAAACTCTTTTGGATGTGAAAACTATTGATTGCTTAGGTTGGTGTGAG GGAGATATTAATTTGCACAAATTCTTTACTGGGTACACAAAGGGTCTCCTGGACTGGCTTAATTGGCCTAAGGTTTTGAAACTGAAAGATTGGCCTCCTTCTAATTTATTTGAGGAAAGTTTGCCCCGTCATTGTGCTGAGTTCATATCTTCCTTGCCGTTCAAAGAATATACAGATCCTTTCAATGGTGTTCTAAACCTTGCTGCGAAGTTGCCTAAAGATGTTTTACAGCCAGACATGGGCCCAAAAACATATATTGCTTATGGATTTGCTCAGGAGCTTGGGCGGGGTGATTCTGTGACTAAGCTCCATTGTGATATGTCAGATGCA aaaaaaaatcaccttGAGCAAGACAAGAGGGAGCTAATTGGTGATAATCGGGATGGAGAGCCCAGCATTGACATGCTCGATAATACATCTTCTTCCATAAATGCTTCGTACGAGCAAAATAGTGTTCGATTTGTGGAAAATGGAAGTGGATTATGTGATGAAAAGGTGGTTGATCCAGAGCTCAAAGAAGTTGATAAAGAAAATAGTTTATTGGTTGGGTGCAATTCCTTAGATGGTGCTCTCTGGGATATTTTTCGGAGAGAGGATGTACCTAAATTGGAAGAATATTTAAAGAAGCATTTCAGAGAGTTCAGGCATGTCTATTGCTCTCCTTTAAAGCAG TTTGTGAAGAAAATGTTAGCCAAGTTGTTACCAAAAAGCAACAAATACAAGGCAGCTGGCAGCCGCAAAAATGTTGATTGCAAAGGGAATCTTTATTGGAGAATGGACACCTTGTGTTGCATACATCTAATGTTGGAAGAATACCACTTCATAAAGATGGCATTGCAAAGG GTTGTTCACCCCATCCATGATCAGACATTTTATTTGACTATCGAGCATAAAAAGAGGCTTAAGGAGGAGTATG GAATTGAACCCTGGACTTTCGTTCAGAAGCTGGGAGATGCTGTTTTCATTCCGGCTGGTTGTCCCCACCAAGTCCGAAATCTGAAG TCATGCACCAAGGTTGCCCTTGATTTTGTCTCTCCTGAAAATGTTGGCGAGTGCTTTCGTTTGACAGAGGAATTCCGCAAACTTCCAGTAAATCACAAGTCTGCAGAGGACAAATTGGAG GTGAAGAAAATGATTATATATGCTATGGTTGATTTGGTCAAGAAGTTGGAGAAAGCAAG GTCTGGAGAAACCAAGGTTCCAATGTAA
- the LOC25484213 gene encoding lysine-specific demethylase JMJ25 isoform X1 produces MAGEEDNNNNTVAFTGEESIPDNQETIAAPDEASVDAAAPPAKKRGRKRKTEKEAETGEIVRRSERAKKSSRSLNEDYLLDVEEELEVKKIKGKRGRKKKVATGVGVTDEINAAQEGENPECIEQQQMGIEDGSLLVCNKDTNCHQCKRNDKGRVVKCTKCDRKKFCILCINRWYPRLKEEDIAKACPGCCGNCNCKACLQSLALIKAIKDKRETYNDHEVELSKYMLKILLPYLRQLDEEQMAEKEIEAKRQGLSCSELKIKAADIPKKERVYCDNCKTSIFDYHRSCTKCSFDICLLCCCELRGGKLLGGADPIKFEFIYRGLDYLHGGNDNEERVNESEPRAAAQPEIREWSRSGWLADSDGSIPCPKADDDCDHGFLELRSILPQNCISELVCKAKEHEETIKLQDAEETSDSRCSCLKPVLNASDIHNSTRKAASREDSSENFLYCPRAVNLCHEDLRHFQWHWSKGEPIIVSNVLECTSGLSWEPFVMWRAFRQISNTKQKTLLDVKTIDCLGWCEGDINLHKFFTGYTKGLLDWLNWPKVLKLKDWPPSNLFEESLPRHCAEFISSLPFKEYTDPFNGVLNLAAKLPKDVLQPDMGPKTYIAYGFAQELGRGDSVTKLHCDMSDAVNVLTHITEVKLDSKIINAIKTQKKNHLEQDKRELIGDNRDGEPSIDMLDNTSSSINASYEQNSVRFVENGSGLCDEKVVDPELKEVDKENSLLVGCNSLDGALWDIFRREDVPKLEEYLKKHFREFRHVYCSPLKQFVKKMLAKLLPKSNKYKAAGSRKNVDCKGNLYWRMDTLCCIHLMLEEYHFIKMALQRVVHPIHDQTFYLTIEHKKRLKEEYGIEPWTFVQKLGDAVFIPAGCPHQVRNLKSCTKVALDFVSPENVGECFRLTEEFRKLPVNHKSAEDKLEVKKMIIYAMVDLVKKLEKARSGETKVPM; encoded by the exons ATGGCGGGGGAAgaagacaacaacaacaacacagtTGCTTTCACAGGGGAGGAATCCATTCCTGATAATCAAGAAACCATAGCTGCTCCTGATGAAGCTTCTGTTGATGCTGCCGCTCCTCCGGCAAAGAAACGTGGCAGAAAGAGAAAAACGGAGAAGGAAGCCGAAACAGGCGAAATCGTGAGAAGAAGTGAGCGTGCCAAGAAGAGTAGCAGATCATTGAACGAGGATTACTTGTTAGATGTAGAGGAGGAGCTGGAAGTTAAGAAGATTAAGGGGAAACGTGGTAGGAAGAAGAAGGTGGCAACCGGTGTTGGTGTTACTGATGAAATCAATGCTGCTCAGGAGGGGGAGAATCCTGAATGCATTGAACAGCAACAGATG GGGATTGAAGATGGGTCCTTATTGGTCTGTAATAAGGACACTAATTGCCATCAATGTAAAAGAAATGACAAGGGCAGGGTTGTGAAATGCACGAAATGCGACCGGAAGAAATTTTGCATACTTTGTATTAACCGTTG GTATCCTCGCTTGAAAGAGGAGGACATTGCCAAGGCATGTCCAGGGTGCTGTGGTAATTGCAATTGCAAAGCATGCTTGCAATCACTTGCACTTATCAAG GCAATTAAAGATAAGCGAGAAACCTACAATGACCATGAGGTTGAGCTCTCCAAGTATATGTTGAAAATACTTCTTCCGTATTTAAGACAATTGGATGAAGAACAAATGGCCGAGAAGGAGATAGAAGCAAAGAGACAAG GGCTCTCATGTTCTGAGCTAAAAATAAAAGCCGCAGATATCCCTAAAAAAGAGCGTGTGTACTG TGACAACTGCAAAACGTCAATATTTGACTACCACAGAAGCTGTACAAAATGCTCTTTTGACATTTGTCTCCTTTGTTGCTGCGAGCTTCGTGGTGGGAAGCTTCTAGGTGGTGCAGATCCAATCAAGTTTGAGTTTATCTACCGAGGGCTTGATTATCTGCATGGTGGAAATGATAATGAAGAGAGAGTAAATGAAAGTGAACCTCGTGCTGCTGCCCAACCCGAGATTCGTGAATGGTCAAGATCTGGATGGCTTGCAGACAGTGATGGTAGCATTCCCTGTCCAAAAGCCGATGATGATTGTGATCATGGTTTCCTTGAACTGAGAAGCATACTTCCACAAAATTGCATCTCTGAGTTAGTATGTAAAGCAAAAGAACATGAAGAAACAATTAAGCTTCAAGATGCAGAGGAGACTTCTGATAGTAGGTGTTCTTGTTTGAAGCCTGTTTTGAATGCATCTGATATACACAATAGCACAAGGAAGGCAGCTTCTCGTGAAGATTCCAGTGAGAACTTCTTATACTGTCCCAGGGCAGTAAATCTATGTCATGAGGATTTAAGACATTTTCAATGGCACTGGAGCAAAGGGGAGCCTATAATTGTTAGCAATGTACTTGAATGTACATCTGGTTTAAGCTGGGAACCGTTTGTCATGTGGCGTGCATTCCGTCAGATAAGTAATACCAAGCAAAAAACTCTTTTGGATGTGAAAACTATTGATTGCTTAGGTTGGTGTGAG GGAGATATTAATTTGCACAAATTCTTTACTGGGTACACAAAGGGTCTCCTGGACTGGCTTAATTGGCCTAAGGTTTTGAAACTGAAAGATTGGCCTCCTTCTAATTTATTTGAGGAAAGTTTGCCCCGTCATTGTGCTGAGTTCATATCTTCCTTGCCGTTCAAAGAATATACAGATCCTTTCAATGGTGTTCTAAACCTTGCTGCGAAGTTGCCTAAAGATGTTTTACAGCCAGACATGGGCCCAAAAACATATATTGCTTATGGATTTGCTCAGGAGCTTGGGCGGGGTGATTCTGTGACTAAGCTCCATTGTGATATGTCAGATGCA GTAAATGTTCTGACTCATATTACTGAAGTGAAGTTGGATTCTAAGATCATTAATGCCATTaaaacacagaaaaaaaatcaccttGAGCAAGACAAGAGGGAGCTAATTGGTGATAATCGGGATGGAGAGCCCAGCATTGACATGCTCGATAATACATCTTCTTCCATAAATGCTTCGTACGAGCAAAATAGTGTTCGATTTGTGGAAAATGGAAGTGGATTATGTGATGAAAAGGTGGTTGATCCAGAGCTCAAAGAAGTTGATAAAGAAAATAGTTTATTGGTTGGGTGCAATTCCTTAGATGGTGCTCTCTGGGATATTTTTCGGAGAGAGGATGTACCTAAATTGGAAGAATATTTAAAGAAGCATTTCAGAGAGTTCAGGCATGTCTATTGCTCTCCTTTAAAGCAG TTTGTGAAGAAAATGTTAGCCAAGTTGTTACCAAAAAGCAACAAATACAAGGCAGCTGGCAGCCGCAAAAATGTTGATTGCAAAGGGAATCTTTATTGGAGAATGGACACCTTGTGTTGCATACATCTAATGTTGGAAGAATACCACTTCATAAAGATGGCATTGCAAAGG GTTGTTCACCCCATCCATGATCAGACATTTTATTTGACTATCGAGCATAAAAAGAGGCTTAAGGAGGAGTATG GAATTGAACCCTGGACTTTCGTTCAGAAGCTGGGAGATGCTGTTTTCATTCCGGCTGGTTGTCCCCACCAAGTCCGAAATCTGAAG TCATGCACCAAGGTTGCCCTTGATTTTGTCTCTCCTGAAAATGTTGGCGAGTGCTTTCGTTTGACAGAGGAATTCCGCAAACTTCCAGTAAATCACAAGTCTGCAGAGGACAAATTGGAG GTGAAGAAAATGATTATATATGCTATGGTTGATTTGGTCAAGAAGTTGGAGAAAGCAAG GTCTGGAGAAACCAAGGTTCCAATGTAA
- the LOC25484213 gene encoding lysine-specific demethylase JMJ25 isoform X3 — MAGEEDNNNNTVAFTGEESIPDNQETIAAPDEASVDAAAPPAKKRGRKRKTEKEAETGEIVRRSERAKKSSRSLNEDYLLDVEEELEVKKIKGKRGRKKKVATGVGVTDEINAAQEGENPECIEQQQMGIEDGSLLVCNKDTNCHQCKRNDKGRVVKCTKCDRKKFCILCINRWYPRLKEEDIAKACPGCCGNCNCKACLQSLALIKAIKDKRETYNDHEVELSKYMLKILLPYLRQLDEEQMAEKEIEAKRQGLSCSELKIKAADIPKKERVYCDNCKTSIFDYHRSCTKCSFDICLLCCCELRGGKLLGGADPIKFEFIYRGLDYLHGGNDNEERVNESEPRAAAQPEIREWSRSGWLADSDGSIPCPKADDDCDHGFLELRSILPQNCISELVCKAKEHEETIKLQDAEETSDSRCSCLKPVLNASDIHNSTRKAASREDSSENFLYCPRAVNLCHEDLRHFQWHWSKGEPIIVSNVLECTSGLSWEPFVMWRAFRQISNTKQKTLLDVKTIDCLGWCEGDINLHKFFTGYTKGLLDWLNWPKVLKLKDWPPSNLFEESLPRHCAEFISSLPFKEYTDPFNGVLNLAAKLPKDVLQPDMGPKTYIAYGFAQELGRGDSVTKLHCDMSDAVNVLTHITEVKLDSKIINAIKTQKKNHLEQDKRELIGDNRDGEPSIDMLDNTSSSINASYEQNSVRFVENGSGLCDEKVVDPELKEVDKENSLLVGCNSLDGALWDIFRREDVPKLEEYLKKHFREFRHVYCSPLKQVVHPIHDQTFYLTIEHKKRLKEEYGIEPWTFVQKLGDAVFIPAGCPHQVRNLKSCTKVALDFVSPENVGECFRLTEEFRKLPVNHKSAEDKLEVKKMIIYAMVDLVKKLEKARSGETKVPM, encoded by the exons ATGGCGGGGGAAgaagacaacaacaacaacacagtTGCTTTCACAGGGGAGGAATCCATTCCTGATAATCAAGAAACCATAGCTGCTCCTGATGAAGCTTCTGTTGATGCTGCCGCTCCTCCGGCAAAGAAACGTGGCAGAAAGAGAAAAACGGAGAAGGAAGCCGAAACAGGCGAAATCGTGAGAAGAAGTGAGCGTGCCAAGAAGAGTAGCAGATCATTGAACGAGGATTACTTGTTAGATGTAGAGGAGGAGCTGGAAGTTAAGAAGATTAAGGGGAAACGTGGTAGGAAGAAGAAGGTGGCAACCGGTGTTGGTGTTACTGATGAAATCAATGCTGCTCAGGAGGGGGAGAATCCTGAATGCATTGAACAGCAACAGATG GGGATTGAAGATGGGTCCTTATTGGTCTGTAATAAGGACACTAATTGCCATCAATGTAAAAGAAATGACAAGGGCAGGGTTGTGAAATGCACGAAATGCGACCGGAAGAAATTTTGCATACTTTGTATTAACCGTTG GTATCCTCGCTTGAAAGAGGAGGACATTGCCAAGGCATGTCCAGGGTGCTGTGGTAATTGCAATTGCAAAGCATGCTTGCAATCACTTGCACTTATCAAG GCAATTAAAGATAAGCGAGAAACCTACAATGACCATGAGGTTGAGCTCTCCAAGTATATGTTGAAAATACTTCTTCCGTATTTAAGACAATTGGATGAAGAACAAATGGCCGAGAAGGAGATAGAAGCAAAGAGACAAG GGCTCTCATGTTCTGAGCTAAAAATAAAAGCCGCAGATATCCCTAAAAAAGAGCGTGTGTACTG TGACAACTGCAAAACGTCAATATTTGACTACCACAGAAGCTGTACAAAATGCTCTTTTGACATTTGTCTCCTTTGTTGCTGCGAGCTTCGTGGTGGGAAGCTTCTAGGTGGTGCAGATCCAATCAAGTTTGAGTTTATCTACCGAGGGCTTGATTATCTGCATGGTGGAAATGATAATGAAGAGAGAGTAAATGAAAGTGAACCTCGTGCTGCTGCCCAACCCGAGATTCGTGAATGGTCAAGATCTGGATGGCTTGCAGACAGTGATGGTAGCATTCCCTGTCCAAAAGCCGATGATGATTGTGATCATGGTTTCCTTGAACTGAGAAGCATACTTCCACAAAATTGCATCTCTGAGTTAGTATGTAAAGCAAAAGAACATGAAGAAACAATTAAGCTTCAAGATGCAGAGGAGACTTCTGATAGTAGGTGTTCTTGTTTGAAGCCTGTTTTGAATGCATCTGATATACACAATAGCACAAGGAAGGCAGCTTCTCGTGAAGATTCCAGTGAGAACTTCTTATACTGTCCCAGGGCAGTAAATCTATGTCATGAGGATTTAAGACATTTTCAATGGCACTGGAGCAAAGGGGAGCCTATAATTGTTAGCAATGTACTTGAATGTACATCTGGTTTAAGCTGGGAACCGTTTGTCATGTGGCGTGCATTCCGTCAGATAAGTAATACCAAGCAAAAAACTCTTTTGGATGTGAAAACTATTGATTGCTTAGGTTGGTGTGAG GGAGATATTAATTTGCACAAATTCTTTACTGGGTACACAAAGGGTCTCCTGGACTGGCTTAATTGGCCTAAGGTTTTGAAACTGAAAGATTGGCCTCCTTCTAATTTATTTGAGGAAAGTTTGCCCCGTCATTGTGCTGAGTTCATATCTTCCTTGCCGTTCAAAGAATATACAGATCCTTTCAATGGTGTTCTAAACCTTGCTGCGAAGTTGCCTAAAGATGTTTTACAGCCAGACATGGGCCCAAAAACATATATTGCTTATGGATTTGCTCAGGAGCTTGGGCGGGGTGATTCTGTGACTAAGCTCCATTGTGATATGTCAGATGCA GTAAATGTTCTGACTCATATTACTGAAGTGAAGTTGGATTCTAAGATCATTAATGCCATTaaaacacagaaaaaaaatcaccttGAGCAAGACAAGAGGGAGCTAATTGGTGATAATCGGGATGGAGAGCCCAGCATTGACATGCTCGATAATACATCTTCTTCCATAAATGCTTCGTACGAGCAAAATAGTGTTCGATTTGTGGAAAATGGAAGTGGATTATGTGATGAAAAGGTGGTTGATCCAGAGCTCAAAGAAGTTGATAAAGAAAATAGTTTATTGGTTGGGTGCAATTCCTTAGATGGTGCTCTCTGGGATATTTTTCGGAGAGAGGATGTACCTAAATTGGAAGAATATTTAAAGAAGCATTTCAGAGAGTTCAGGCATGTCTATTGCTCTCCTTTAAAGCAG GTTGTTCACCCCATCCATGATCAGACATTTTATTTGACTATCGAGCATAAAAAGAGGCTTAAGGAGGAGTATG GAATTGAACCCTGGACTTTCGTTCAGAAGCTGGGAGATGCTGTTTTCATTCCGGCTGGTTGTCCCCACCAAGTCCGAAATCTGAAG TCATGCACCAAGGTTGCCCTTGATTTTGTCTCTCCTGAAAATGTTGGCGAGTGCTTTCGTTTGACAGAGGAATTCCGCAAACTTCCAGTAAATCACAAGTCTGCAGAGGACAAATTGGAG GTGAAGAAAATGATTATATATGCTATGGTTGATTTGGTCAAGAAGTTGGAGAAAGCAAG GTCTGGAGAAACCAAGGTTCCAATGTAA
- the LOC25484213 gene encoding lysine-specific demethylase JMJ25 isoform X4, which produces MRLVQQSGRYPRLKEEDIAKACPGCCGNCNCKACLQSLALIKAIKDKRETYNDHEVELSKYMLKILLPYLRQLDEEQMAEKEIEAKRQGLSCSELKIKAADIPKKERVYCDNCKTSIFDYHRSCTKCSFDICLLCCCELRGGKLLGGADPIKFEFIYRGLDYLHGGNDNEERVNESEPRAAAQPEIREWSRSGWLADSDGSIPCPKADDDCDHGFLELRSILPQNCISELVCKAKEHEETIKLQDAEETSDSRCSCLKPVLNASDIHNSTRKAASREDSSENFLYCPRAVNLCHEDLRHFQWHWSKGEPIIVSNVLECTSGLSWEPFVMWRAFRQISNTKQKTLLDVKTIDCLGWCEGDINLHKFFTGYTKGLLDWLNWPKVLKLKDWPPSNLFEESLPRHCAEFISSLPFKEYTDPFNGVLNLAAKLPKDVLQPDMGPKTYIAYGFAQELGRGDSVTKLHCDMSDAVNVLTHITEVKLDSKIINAIKTQKKNHLEQDKRELIGDNRDGEPSIDMLDNTSSSINASYEQNSVRFVENGSGLCDEKVVDPELKEVDKENSLLVGCNSLDGALWDIFRREDVPKLEEYLKKHFREFRHVYCSPLKQFVKKMLAKLLPKSNKYKAAGSRKNVDCKGNLYWRMDTLCCIHLMLEEYHFIKMALQRVVHPIHDQTFYLTIEHKKRLKEEYGIEPWTFVQKLGDAVFIPAGCPHQVRNLKSCTKVALDFVSPENVGECFRLTEEFRKLPVNHKSAEDKLEVKKMIIYAMVDLVKKLEKARSGETKVPM; this is translated from the exons ATGAGACTTGTTCAACAGTCGGGGAG GTATCCTCGCTTGAAAGAGGAGGACATTGCCAAGGCATGTCCAGGGTGCTGTGGTAATTGCAATTGCAAAGCATGCTTGCAATCACTTGCACTTATCAAG GCAATTAAAGATAAGCGAGAAACCTACAATGACCATGAGGTTGAGCTCTCCAAGTATATGTTGAAAATACTTCTTCCGTATTTAAGACAATTGGATGAAGAACAAATGGCCGAGAAGGAGATAGAAGCAAAGAGACAAG GGCTCTCATGTTCTGAGCTAAAAATAAAAGCCGCAGATATCCCTAAAAAAGAGCGTGTGTACTG TGACAACTGCAAAACGTCAATATTTGACTACCACAGAAGCTGTACAAAATGCTCTTTTGACATTTGTCTCCTTTGTTGCTGCGAGCTTCGTGGTGGGAAGCTTCTAGGTGGTGCAGATCCAATCAAGTTTGAGTTTATCTACCGAGGGCTTGATTATCTGCATGGTGGAAATGATAATGAAGAGAGAGTAAATGAAAGTGAACCTCGTGCTGCTGCCCAACCCGAGATTCGTGAATGGTCAAGATCTGGATGGCTTGCAGACAGTGATGGTAGCATTCCCTGTCCAAAAGCCGATGATGATTGTGATCATGGTTTCCTTGAACTGAGAAGCATACTTCCACAAAATTGCATCTCTGAGTTAGTATGTAAAGCAAAAGAACATGAAGAAACAATTAAGCTTCAAGATGCAGAGGAGACTTCTGATAGTAGGTGTTCTTGTTTGAAGCCTGTTTTGAATGCATCTGATATACACAATAGCACAAGGAAGGCAGCTTCTCGTGAAGATTCCAGTGAGAACTTCTTATACTGTCCCAGGGCAGTAAATCTATGTCATGAGGATTTAAGACATTTTCAATGGCACTGGAGCAAAGGGGAGCCTATAATTGTTAGCAATGTACTTGAATGTACATCTGGTTTAAGCTGGGAACCGTTTGTCATGTGGCGTGCATTCCGTCAGATAAGTAATACCAAGCAAAAAACTCTTTTGGATGTGAAAACTATTGATTGCTTAGGTTGGTGTGAG GGAGATATTAATTTGCACAAATTCTTTACTGGGTACACAAAGGGTCTCCTGGACTGGCTTAATTGGCCTAAGGTTTTGAAACTGAAAGATTGGCCTCCTTCTAATTTATTTGAGGAAAGTTTGCCCCGTCATTGTGCTGAGTTCATATCTTCCTTGCCGTTCAAAGAATATACAGATCCTTTCAATGGTGTTCTAAACCTTGCTGCGAAGTTGCCTAAAGATGTTTTACAGCCAGACATGGGCCCAAAAACATATATTGCTTATGGATTTGCTCAGGAGCTTGGGCGGGGTGATTCTGTGACTAAGCTCCATTGTGATATGTCAGATGCA GTAAATGTTCTGACTCATATTACTGAAGTGAAGTTGGATTCTAAGATCATTAATGCCATTaaaacacagaaaaaaaatcaccttGAGCAAGACAAGAGGGAGCTAATTGGTGATAATCGGGATGGAGAGCCCAGCATTGACATGCTCGATAATACATCTTCTTCCATAAATGCTTCGTACGAGCAAAATAGTGTTCGATTTGTGGAAAATGGAAGTGGATTATGTGATGAAAAGGTGGTTGATCCAGAGCTCAAAGAAGTTGATAAAGAAAATAGTTTATTGGTTGGGTGCAATTCCTTAGATGGTGCTCTCTGGGATATTTTTCGGAGAGAGGATGTACCTAAATTGGAAGAATATTTAAAGAAGCATTTCAGAGAGTTCAGGCATGTCTATTGCTCTCCTTTAAAGCAG TTTGTGAAGAAAATGTTAGCCAAGTTGTTACCAAAAAGCAACAAATACAAGGCAGCTGGCAGCCGCAAAAATGTTGATTGCAAAGGGAATCTTTATTGGAGAATGGACACCTTGTGTTGCATACATCTAATGTTGGAAGAATACCACTTCATAAAGATGGCATTGCAAAGG GTTGTTCACCCCATCCATGATCAGACATTTTATTTGACTATCGAGCATAAAAAGAGGCTTAAGGAGGAGTATG GAATTGAACCCTGGACTTTCGTTCAGAAGCTGGGAGATGCTGTTTTCATTCCGGCTGGTTGTCCCCACCAAGTCCGAAATCTGAAG TCATGCACCAAGGTTGCCCTTGATTTTGTCTCTCCTGAAAATGTTGGCGAGTGCTTTCGTTTGACAGAGGAATTCCGCAAACTTCCAGTAAATCACAAGTCTGCAGAGGACAAATTGGAG GTGAAGAAAATGATTATATATGCTATGGTTGATTTGGTCAAGAAGTTGGAGAAAGCAAG GTCTGGAGAAACCAAGGTTCCAATGTAA